The candidate division KSB1 bacterium DNA window GCGCTTGTCACCAATGCCTATGGCAATCTCGACGTCGGCGAAATCAGCGCGCCGAGCTTTGCGGATTTCGATGGCGATGGCGACCTCGATCTCTTCATTGGCGAACAGAGTGACGGCAGCATCAACATTTACGAAAATGCCGGCACTGCGGGCGCGGCGCAATTCATTTTCAAACGCGAGCTGCGTCATGCCGGCCCGCAAAATTACAGCCAGCCGGCTTTATTTGATTGGAATCGCGATGGCATCATGGATTTATTCGTGGGGGTTTATGAGGGCGTGCTGCTTTACTATCGCGGGCTTTCGCCGGCGCGCGATTTTCAGTTCGCGTTGCAGGAGGAAACTTTTGCCGGAATCGACGTCGGCTTTGGTGCTGCGCCAGTGTTCGTGGATTGGGATGGCGATGGTGCCGTCGATCTGCTGGTGGGTGAAGAAGCCGGCGGTCTCAATTTTTATCGCAACTCTGGCCGTTCTGCGGTTGCCGATCGTAACGTCAAGGTTTCGCCGCCCGGCACGTTCGCACTCGAGCTTCATCCGAATCCCTTTCACGAGCGTGTGACCATCACGCTGTACCTCGCGCCGGGAATCGGCGGCGCGCCGCCGCAGGCGGGCATCTACAATCTTCTCGGCGCGCGCGTGGCGGAGTTGGAGCTGAAAAATACCGGAGGCCAATGGCACGCCTCGTGGTCGCCACTGCATTTCGCCGCCGGTGTTTATTTTTTGCACGTGCACTGGGAAAGGATGCAATTCAGCAGGAAATTGCTGCTTATACGCTAAGAGGAATTTCATTAAAACAATTTAGAAGGGTCAAGCTCATGAAAAAAAAATTTCGTGTGCTGTTATTTTTTTCATCGGGGTTGCTTCTCAGCGGCTGTTCCCACGATCATGTCATCGACTATACCAGTATTGATGAGATCGTTTATTCCCGGCATGTGCAGCCGATCTTCACCAACAATTGCCTGTCTTCCGGCTGCCACAATTCCCGCGACCGCGCCAATGGCCTGGAGCTCACCTCATGGCAGAGCCTGATTCGCGGCTCCGAGCATGGCGCCGTCATCATATCGGGGCATGGACATCACAGTCATCTGATCGAACATCTGAAGGGCGAGCGCAAACCCCGCATGCCGCTGAACCGCCCACCGCTGCCGGACGAGCAAATCGAATTCCTCGAGCGCTGGATTGAGGAGGGCGCCCGCAACGATGCCGGTCAGCGGCCTTATGAAAATCTCGACAGGAAAGTTTATGTTTCCAATCAGGGTGCTGATTTCATTACTGTGATCTCAGTCGAGCACAATCTCGTCACCCGTCTGTTGCCGGTCGGCGATTCGCCGGCGCTCGATGTGCCGCACAATCTCTTCATCGATGCCAACAAACGTTTTCTCTATGTGTCGCTGATTGCCAGCGGCGAAATTTGGAAGTTCGACACTCTGACCGACACTTTTGTCGGCAAAGCGCAGGCCGGCACTGCTCCGGCCAACGTTGTCGTCAACCCCGACGGCAGCAGGGCGTATGTCACCAATTGGGACATCACCAACCCCAATGGCCGGGCCGTGCAGGTGATTGACACCGCCACCCTGGTGAAGATTCGGCAAATCGATGTCGGCCTGGCGCCGCACGGCATCAGTTTCAGTCATGACGGCAAGCTCATTTACGTGACCAATTATCTTTCCGACAGCATCTCGATTCTGAACGCCGCCGACAATACGGAAGTCGCGCGGGTTTTGCTTGCGCCGGATGTCAATCCGGTGCGCTCGTCGAAATATCAGCCATTGCAAGTGGCGCTCACGCCCGATGATCGCTTCGCCTATGTGAGTTGTTACGCCTCCAATGAGGTTCGCGTGGTGGACACGGCAGGCAAAACGGTGGTGGCGGTAGTGCCCGTCGGCAAAGCGC harbors:
- a CDS encoding beta-propeller fold lactonase family protein, which encodes MKKKFRVLLFFSSGLLLSGCSHDHVIDYTSIDEIVYSRHVQPIFTNNCLSSGCHNSRDRANGLELTSWQSLIRGSEHGAVIISGHGHHSHLIEHLKGERKPRMPLNRPPLPDEQIEFLERWIEEGARNDAGQRPYENLDRKVYVSNQGADFITVISVEHNLVTRLLPVGDSPALDVPHNLFIDANKRFLYVSLIASGEIWKFDTLTDTFVGKAQAGTAPANVVVNPDGSRAYVTNWDITNPNGRAVQVIDTATLVKIRQIDVGLAPHGISFSHDGKLIYVTNYLSDSISILNAADNTEVARVLLAPDVNPVRSSKYQPLQVALTPDDRFAYVSCYASNEVRVVDTAGKTVVAVVPVGKAPFLLDVTPDGRFVYVANQQSDNMSVIRVADNQVIATIESPAFANPHGIAFTADGRYAYITNENLSGEYNPHHPSEHGAHPGNVTVIDTAKNQVIKVIEVEADPTGVAVVER